A stretch of DNA from Campylobacter sp. MIT 12-8780:
TAAAGAACAAACTGCAGGTATTACTCAAATCAATGAAAGTGTAGCTCATATAGAAAGTGTAACTCAAGATAATGTGAAGATTGCTAATGATAGTTCTGTGATTTCTGATGCAGTCAATAGTATTGCAAAAAATATTCTTGAAGATGCTCGGAAGAAGAAGTTTTAATGAACTTTGATATATTGTATCTCCTTTAAGACAAGCAGTTTGCGGAGCAAATCCGCAAAATTTGCTTGGTTACCTTTTAAATTTATTTTTAGTTCATTTCAACCTCAAAAAGACTTTTTATCTATGGTTTTACAAAACTACCCACGCACTTTTAAAAATAAACATTAATCCTTAGTTTAATAAGTATTAAATCAAACTTCAGTTACAATGAAAAACGAATAAATCCAAACGACAAAAGGAGAACAAATGAAAAAAAACATCGTGTTTTTTGAAGCAAAAGGCGGAAGCGACAAGGGTCCTGATGGATACAGAAAAGATACCATGCCTATGGTAAATGCTCTTAAAGCCAAGGGTTGGAATGCTGAAGTGGTATTTTTTACTGATGAAATATTACGCAATGAAAATGAGAGAAACAAAATTTTTGAGCATGTTAAAAACACCGCTGATGGCTATGTATCAAGGGTAAATCCGGGCAATTTAAAAGAAGAAAAATTGTATTTTGATGTTTTAAGAAAGCTTTGTGATGCTGGACTTATAGGCATGCCTCATCCTGATGCCATGATAGGATATGGAGCAAAAGATGCGCTCACTAAGCTTGCTGATACAAAGTTAGTGCCAAGCGATACTTATGCGTATTATGACCCTGCCGAAGCAAAAAGAATAGGCGTAAACTTTAGCGATAAACATGATTTTAAAAAAACCTTTCCTACAACTCTAGCAAAAGGAGAACGCGTTTTAAAACAAAACAGAGGCTCAACTGGAGAGGGAATTTGGCGTGTAAGACTTGAAAACTCAAGCGATTATAACAAAGTAGCAAGCTTGCCACTTGATACAAAAATCATTTGCACAGAAGCCAAAGACAATCATACAGAAGAGCGTAAGCTTGGCGAATTTATGGACTTTTGCGAGCATTATTTGGTAGGGGATAATGGCATGCTTGTAGATATGACTTTTTTACCGCGTATCAAAGAAGGTGAAATTCGCATTTTAATGCTTTATAAAACCCCTGTTTATGTAGTGCATAAAAAGCCAGCTGAGGGAGGAGATGCTTTTTCTGCTACGCTTTTTAGTGGGGCAAAATACCGCTATGATGAGCCAAAAGATTGGCAAGCTTTGATAGATTGGTTTTTGGCACAACTGCCAGAAATTCGCTCTAAGCTTGGAAATTATGATCTGCCACTTATCTGGACAGCTGATTTTATCCTTGATACTGATGAAAATGGTAAGGATAAATATGTGCTTGGCGAGATAAATTGTTCTTGTGTTGGCTTTACAAGTCCGGCTGAATTTATGGAAAAAATTGCCGTTATGGTAGGCGATACTATCATTGATATCGTAAGCGAGCAAAAAGCGTGATTTTAACCAGCTTTAAAGCTGGTTAAGCTTAATGTCATTGCGTTGTATCCTAAGATCGACAAGGAAAAAGACTTGTTGATCTTCTTTCAAATTTAAAACAAGATTAAAAAAATTATATCGAGTTGTGCTTGTATCATAAAAATTAGCGATTTGATTTTATTCAACAAAAATTAAGTAAATTTTGCTATGATTTTAATTG
This window harbors:
- a CDS encoding Cj0069 family protein → MKKNIVFFEAKGGSDKGPDGYRKDTMPMVNALKAKGWNAEVVFFTDEILRNENERNKIFEHVKNTADGYVSRVNPGNLKEEKLYFDVLRKLCDAGLIGMPHPDAMIGYGAKDALTKLADTKLVPSDTYAYYDPAEAKRIGVNFSDKHDFKKTFPTTLAKGERVLKQNRGSTGEGIWRVRLENSSDYNKVASLPLDTKIICTEAKDNHTEERKLGEFMDFCEHYLVGDNGMLVDMTFLPRIKEGEIRILMLYKTPVYVVHKKPAEGGDAFSATLFSGAKYRYDEPKDWQALIDWFLAQLPEIRSKLGNYDLPLIWTADFILDTDENGKDKYVLGEINCSCVGFTSPAEFMEKIAVMVGDTIIDIVSEQKA